One uncultured Carboxylicivirga sp. genomic window, ATTCAGTAAGCAATTGGATAAGGATGAATATCTAGCTAAGTTGGAAGCCAACGAAGTTGAATCAATTATGGCAGCACATGATGTAGCTCCTGGAGATGTGTTTTTCATTCCTGCAGGTCGGGTGCATGCAATTGGTAAAGGCATTCTGTTAGCCGAAATTCAGCAAACTTCAGATGTAACCTATCGCATTTACGATTTTAATCGTAAAGATGATCAGGGTAATACACGAGAGTTGCATACCGAGCAGGCTGTTGATGCAATCGACTATACTTATGTTCCTGAGCCTAAAACAAAATATACGGTTGATCCAAACAAAGTAAACGAGGTTGTTAAAAGCGATTACTTTATTACCAATGTATTGGAACTTGATCAAACCGTTAAAAAGGATTTCTATGGTTTGGATTCATTCTTAATCTATATGTGTGTTGAAGGTTCTGCTGAAATCATCTTTAGTGATGATCAGAAAGAAACCATTGCATTGGGTGAAACTGTTCTGGTTCCTGCCGATTTAAAAGAGATTAGTATTAAACCTAAGGGTAAAGCTCGTTTGATTGAGGTGCATTTATAAGTAGGTTTAATTTTTAAAATAGTAAAATCCGGTTTGTTGTAACCGGATTTTTTTGATTGTTAGGATTTATTCGCTTGTAAGTTTTGTTGTGTGTATTTAGTTAAATATATTTGAAATGAGTTAATATATTCAATTAATGTGAAAATATTAACAAATGAAAAAAAGGTTTTACATCTATTTATTGTAGTTTTGTAATGCTTATTTAACTAGAAGCGAAAATTTTAAGATAGCAAAACAATGAGAATACTAAAATTTGGTGGAACTTCAGTAGGCTCTGCGCAACGTATGAAAGAGGTTGCTGACCTTATCTCTGATGAACACAGAAAAATTGTGGTTTTGTCTGCAATGTCAGGTACCACAAATAATTTGGTCGAAATAGCCAATTACCTTTATAAGAAAAACCACGATGGTGCCAACGAGCTTATAAATCAGTTGGAGCAAAAGTATTACAACGAAGTAGATGCTTTGTATTCAACAGATGAGTTTAAGCAAAAAGGAACTGAACTGATAAAATCACATTTCGATTATATCAAATCTTTCACGATTGATATGTTTACCGTTTTTGAAGAAAAAACTATTCTGGCACAAGGAGAGTTAATCTCAACTGCCATGTTTCATTATTATCTTCAGGAAAATGGTGAAAACTCTGTTTTGTTACCTGCTCTTGAATATATGAGAATCGACAAAAATAATGAGCCTGATACAACTTACATCAAGGAAAATCTGGCGACATTACTAGATCAAAATAGCGATGCTCAGGTTTTTATTACTCAAGGCTATATTTGTAGAAATGCATTTGGGGAGATAGATAACCTGCAAAGAGGCGGAAGCGATTATTCAGCATCATTGATTGGAGCTGCCAGTAGTGCTGATGAAATTCAGATTTGGACTGATATTGATGGTATGCACAACAACGATCCCCGTTATGTCGAAAAAACCAAATCTATAGAGGAACTTTCGTTTGATGAAGCTGCAGAGTTGGCTTATTTTGGGGCTAAAATTTTACATCCTACCAGTGTTTTACCAGCCAAACTGGCTAATATACCGGTTCGGTTACTGAATACTATGGAGCCTCAGGCTAAGGGAACATTAATCTCGTCGAACCAACGTAAACACCGTATGGCTGCCATTGCTGCCAAAGATGGCATTACAGCTATCAAGATAAAGTCGGGACGGATGTTGCTGGCATATGGATTCCTTCGTAAAGTTTTTGAAATTTTTGAGAGTTATAAAACTCCAATTGATATGATTACAACTTCTGAGGTAGGAGTTTCGGTTACCATAGATAATGACAAACATTTAAATGAGATTGTGGATGATCTCAAGAAATATGGTACGGTAGATGTAGATACTAATCAGGTAATTATTTGTGTTGTGGGTGACTTGGTAGCAGAGAATAAAGGCTATGCCAACAAGATTTTTGATGCATTAAAAGAAGTGCCTATTCGAATGATTTCATATGGTGGCAGCAACTATAATGTATCGATATTGATTAATGCAGACGACAAAAAGAAAGCATTAAACCTGTTGAGTGATAAATTATTTAACTAAGAGGAAAAATGAAATTTAATTTTCCGGTTGAGACCCTGACTAATATAAATACTCCATTTTATTTTTATGATATGGAGTTGCTGAATGCCACTTTGGATGCTGTTGCATCTGAAGCTGGAAAGTATGGCTTTAAAGTGCATTATGCTGTAAAAGCAAATGCCAATGATCGAATTCTACAGGCAATAGAGAGTAAGGGATTTGGAGCTGATTGTGTGAGTGGTCATGAGGTGCAGAAAGCCATTGATTGTGGTTTCCCTTCAGAAGGAATTGTTTTTGCAGGAGTTGGAAAATCAGATTGGGAAATCAATTTGGGATTAGAAAACAACATTGCCTGTTTTAATGTTGAATCAATTCCTGAGCTTGAAATAATTGATGAGCTGGCAGGGAAGAAAGGGAAAGTAGCAAAAGTAGCTTTGCGCATCAATCCTAATGTAAATGCCAACACGCATCATTATATTACAACCGGACTGAATGAAAATAAATTTGGTATCAACCAGTGGGATTTGGAGAAGGTTGTGGATGTACTTTCAGTTCTTAAGAATGTTGAACTGGAGGGTATTCATTTTCATATCGGATCGCAGATAACAGATTTACATTCTTTCCGTGATTTGTGTATACGAGTAAATGAATTACAAAAGTGGTTTGTGTCGCGTCAGATAATGCCTAAAGTTGTTAATGTTGGTGGAGGTCTGGGTATCAGTTACGAACAGCCGGATGAGCAATCAATACCTGATTTTGAAAGTTACTTTGCATTATTTAACGAGTTGCTGGAACTAATGCCGGGTCAGGAACTTCATTTCGAGTTGGGACGATCATTGGTTGGGCAATCGGCATCGTTGCTTACAAAGGTTTTGTATATCAAAGAAGGGGTTCAAACCAATTTTGCCATAGTGGATGCCGGAATGAGTGATTTGATTCGTCCAGCTTTGTATCAGGCTTATCACAAAATCGAAAATCTTACCTCTGTTGATGAGGAAGAAAAATATGATGTGGTTGGACCAATTTGTGAGTCAAGTGATTGCTTTGGGAAAGCTGTTTTGTTACCTAAGACAAAACGAGGTGATTTGATAGCCCTGCGTTCGGCCGGTGCTTATGGTGAAGTAATGGCAAATCAGTATAATTTGCGAACATTACCAAAAGCCTATTATTCAGATAGTATTTAAATTTGATTATACTTGACAAAAAAGCGCGTGAGAAAATCACGCGCTTTTTTTATTTTAGAACTCATAATCAACACAGGCTCTTGCTTCTAATACCTCACGGATAATTTTTCCAACCGCAAGATGATCAGGGTGTTTGGCGTATATTTCCAAATCTTCCATGCTGTCAAAGGTTGTTGTCAGTGCAATGTCGTATTGCTCAGCAGGATTGGTGTTTAATCCAACTTCAATTGACTTTAAAACAGTTACTTTCTCCTTTAGTCCCAATAGTTCAGATTTTATTTCGCTGAGTTTGGCATCTTTAGTGTCTTGACTTTCAAATGCTTTTAACTGAAACAAAACAATGTGCTTAATCATAGTCATTATTTTTAGTAATTTTGTAGTCATAACTAACTCATAGCAAAAATATAAAAATGCTGATAATTGGTATTGCCGGAGGTACAGGATCTGGTAAAACGACTGTTGTACGTAAAATCATTGAGCGTTTGCCGAAGGATGAGGTGGCAGTTTTGCCGCAGGATTCATATTATAAAGACAATAAACACATTGCTCTTGAAGAGCGTCAGAAAATTAATTTTGATCATCCGGATGCCATTGAATTCGAATTACTTTACGATCATTTGGCCCAATTGAAAGAAGGCAATTGTATTGAGCAACCCATTTATTCTTATTTGACTTGTACTCGTTCTGAAGAAACCATTACCGTGCAGCCACGCGATGTTGTAATCGTTGAAGGGATTCTGATATTGGGTAATGAACGATTAAGAGAGTTGATGGATCTGAAGGTTTTTGTTGATGCAGAAGCTGATGATCGTTTGTCGAGGGTGATTCAAAGAGATATTGAAGAAAGGGGTAGAACCGTTGATAAAGTTTTACAGCGCTATGGAGATACTGTTAAACCCATGCACCTACAGTTTATCGAACCTACTAAACGATATGCCGATTTAATTGTGCCTCAGGGAGGAAATAATCATATTGCAATTGATATTTTAACTAACTTTATTGAGCGTAATTTATCTTGTTTTAACTAAACCAACTGCCTATGCTTGATCATGTACGTGTCGAGGATATTCTGTTTCTGGATATAGAAACAGTACCTGATCAGCCTTCATTTGATATGGTGAAACCTGCCTTGCAGGAGCTATGGGATAAAAAATCTGCTTTTTTCAGAAAAGAAGAAGAGACAGCTGCCGAAGTATATGGACGGGCAGGAATTTATGCAGAGTTTGGAAGAATCGTATGTATTTCAGTGGGTGTTTTGGCCCATCGTGATGGTCAGCGAATCTTCAGGTTAAAGTCTTTTGCCGGAGAAGATGAAAAGTTTTTATTGACCGACTTCAAACAAACACTTGAGCATTTTACATCAAAGCCGGGTAAAAATATATGTGGCCATAACGCTCGGGAATTTGATTTTCCGTTTATTGCACGCCGGATGCTTATACATGACATTAAATTACCTGAAATACTGGATGTAGCCGGTAAAAAGCCTTGGGAAGTAAGGTTTTTAGATACGCTTGATTTATGGAAATTTGGTGATTACAAGCATTATACCTCCCTTAATCTCTTAACCACTATTTTTGATATTCCTTCTCCCAAGGATGATATTGATGGAAGTCAGGTAGCACAGGTGTTTTACGAAGAAAAGGATATCGAACGTATTGCGCGTTATTGTGAAAAGGATGTTTTAGCAACAGCACAATTGTTTTTGCGATTTAAAAGCGAACCTTTAATCGAATCCTCAGCTGTAGAACTTGCGCTTTAATCCAAAAGAAAATAAGCCAATGTTTTAACCAGAAGTTCGGGTTGCTCTGCATGCAGCCAATGGCCAGCATCAGGGATGGTAACGATCTCAGCCTTCTTAAAATATTTATGAATGATGAGTGTGTCTTCATCCATTACGTATCCTGATTTTTCTCCTCTGATAACAATGGTTGGAATGTTAATCTGATGCGATTCCGGATCGAGAGAGGAAAAGCCATCCATAATATTTTCAAGGTTTTCTTTAAGCACTGGCAGATTTAGTCGCCACTCATAGTTTCCTTCTTTAGTCCGGTCGATGTTTTTTAGTAAAAACTGTCTAAGTGTTTTGGATGGTAACTTTTGAGCTAACTGTTTGTCAATATCAGTACGGCTTTGAGCGTTTTTGTAATCAAGACTTAAGAGCGATTCAATTATCAGAGAGTGGTTATTGGTTACTTCGGCATAATTGCTGAATGAAGCGTAAGATTTGGGAGCAATATCAAGCACAACCAGTTTGTCTATCAGTTCAGAATGAGCAAGAGCGAACCTCATAACTGTTTTGCCACCCATAGAATGACCGGCTAAATAAGCTTTCTCAATTTTCTGATCCTGAAAAAACTCCAATAAATCTTCAGCCATTACTTCGTAATTCATTTCTGAAGCATGTGGCGATTGACCATGATTTCTTTGATCAATCAGGTATACATGGTAATCGGTCTGCAACTGTCGGGCAATACTCACCCAATTGTCAGAAGCCCCATACAAACCATGAAGAATGATTAGTTTGGGGCCCTTTGATCCGTATTCTCTGAAAAAGAGTTTCATTGAAAATTTTATTTTATCAATAACTCCTTATACATGTGAATTGTTCGTTCCAGTCCGTAGTATAAAGCATCACAAATTAAGGCGTGCCCTATTGATACTTCCTTAAGGAAAGGTATTTTTTCGTTGAAATATTTAAGATTTTCGAGACTTAAATCATGACCGGCATTAATTTTCAAACCAATTTTGTTAGCCAGGTTAGCAGCTTCAACAAATGGTTCGATGGCAACCTCTTTATTTTTGGGATAATTTGTTGCATAAGGTTCAGTATATAACTCAATGCGGTCAGTTCCCGTTTTTACTGCGTTGCTTATATTTTCAAGATCAGTATCAATAAAAATGGAAGTCCGCACACCAGCTTCACTGAATCGGCCTATCACATCCTGAAGAAATGAAAGGTTATTAATAGTGTCCCATCCTGCATTTGATGTCAAAGCTTCAGGTGGATCAGGTACTAAAGTAACCTGATGTGGTTTTACCTTTAATACTAAATCAATAAATTCTTTAGAAGGATAACCTTCGATATTAAATTCAGTTGTAATAACCGGACGAATATCCAGAACATCCTGATACCTTATATGACGCTCGTCAGGGCGTGGATGAACCGTTACTCCTTCTGCCCCGAATTGCTGTACGTCTACAGCAGCTTTTAATACATTAGGCATGTTGCCGCCACGAGAATTCCTGATTGTAGCGATCTTATTAATATTAACACTCAGCTTTGTCATTTCTGAATAATTGATGAATACACACTTTGTGGTGGTTAAAAAAACTTAATAAACTATGGTGCGTGTTGATTGTTTAATACATTGAAAGTATTTTTAATAAACAAACAACCATTCATTAATAGGGTTTTAATTGTATGGCAAAATTATAAAGTATTTCTAAAAGTATCCTATGTTGGCAAAAGAATTAATATCAGATGTGGTTCCTGCTCTTAAAACTTCAGACACAGGATTGGATGCAATCAACTGGATGGAAGTGTTCAGAGTATCACATTTGCCCATTGTAAATAATAAATCGTTTCTTGGGCTGATTTCAGATGTTGACATATACGACCTGAATAAAGCCGATGAACCCTTGGGGAATCATCCCTTATCGTATGATAAGCCATATGTGTTTGCATATCAGCATATTTATGATGTGATAGAACTGGCTTCGAGGTTAAAACTGACTGTTGTGCCTGTGCTGGATGGAAATAAGGAATACCTGGGTTTAATTACCCAGAGTCAGTTGCTGCATAAATTTGCTGATTTGATTGCGGCACACACACCAGGAGGAATAGTTGAACTGGAGCTTCAATTGAGAGATTATTCTTTATCTGAGATTGCCAGAATTGTGGAAGATGCTGATGCCAAAATATTGAGTCTTTATGTAAGTCAAATGGCTGTGGGAGATAGGTATTCGATTGCAATAAAATTAAATCGTACCGATTTGGAATCAGTGCTTACGGCATTTGATAGGTATGGATATTCAGTTAAAACTACATATGTAGGGAATGATTCTTATGACGAAACAGTAAAAAGAAATTATGACTCACTTATGAAATATCTGAGTATGTGAAATTAATAGCGATGTATGCAGAAAAATGAAAGTGGTCAGAAAATAGTCGTGTTATTATGGCTGGTAATACTGGCAACGTGTTCATTTGAAGCTTATGGGCGGAAGCTTGAAACGAATGACGGAAGAACAGAATTAATCGACAGTGTCCTTGTTAAGCAAATTATTATTTCGGGTAACAAGGTCACCAAGTCACGTGTTATTCTGAATGAGTTAGAGTTTGAAACAGGCGATACCTTATGGATTAATCAAATTGGTCAGCTAATAACCCGCAGTCGCGATAATCTTTTAAATACTTCTCTGTTTAATTTTGTCACCATTACCTATAGTAAACAGTTGGATGAAAGTGTTGTCTTTCATATCAAGGTTGATGAGCGCTGGTACTGGTGGGTTTTTCCAATTTTTGAGCATACCGATAGAAATTTAAGCTCGTTTCTCGAAAGTGGTGACTGGTCCCGAATGAATTATGGTATTTATCTAAAGCGAGATAATTTCAGGGGTAGAAAAGAATTATTAAAATTTCGGGTCAAAATTGGTTTTTCAACACAAGTCTCTTTGCGTTTCGACTCTCCCGAATATAAACGAAAATCCGGTTGGGGAGCAGAGGTCAATGCCAAAGCATTTACAAAAGTTCCATTTGCAACCATTGATAATCGACCGATGTTCGTAATGGTTAATAATGAAATGTCTCAATTCTATTATAAATCTGCTGTTAACTATAGTTTAAGGAGTGATCTTTATCAACGTCACAGACTTGAATTGACCTATGAAGGTTTTAATGTGTCAGATTCAGTAACTCAGATAAACCCCAATTATCTTACCCCGGGTGAT contains:
- a CDS encoding type I phosphomannose isomerase catalytic subunit — protein: MSKLYPLKFQPILKDKIWGGHKLELLLNKEISPLPNAGESWEISGVPGNVSVVSNGFLAGNSLAEIIEIYMGDLVGDKIYQQFGNEFPLLIKFIDANDVLSIQVHPDDELAKQRHNSFGKTEMWYVMQADKGAQLVSGFSKQLDKDEYLAKLEANEVESIMAAHDVAPGDVFFIPAGRVHAIGKGILLAEIQQTSDVTYRIYDFNRKDDQGNTRELHTEQAVDAIDYTYVPEPKTKYTVDPNKVNEVVKSDYFITNVLELDQTVKKDFYGLDSFLIYMCVEGSAEIIFSDDQKETIALGETVLVPADLKEISIKPKGKARLIEVHL
- a CDS encoding aspartate kinase is translated as MRILKFGGTSVGSAQRMKEVADLISDEHRKIVVLSAMSGTTNNLVEIANYLYKKNHDGANELINQLEQKYYNEVDALYSTDEFKQKGTELIKSHFDYIKSFTIDMFTVFEEKTILAQGELISTAMFHYYLQENGENSVLLPALEYMRIDKNNEPDTTYIKENLATLLDQNSDAQVFITQGYICRNAFGEIDNLQRGGSDYSASLIGAASSADEIQIWTDIDGMHNNDPRYVEKTKSIEELSFDEAAELAYFGAKILHPTSVLPAKLANIPVRLLNTMEPQAKGTLISSNQRKHRMAAIAAKDGITAIKIKSGRMLLAYGFLRKVFEIFESYKTPIDMITTSEVGVSVTIDNDKHLNEIVDDLKKYGTVDVDTNQVIICVVGDLVAENKGYANKIFDALKEVPIRMISYGGSNYNVSILINADDKKKALNLLSDKLFN
- the lysA gene encoding diaminopimelate decarboxylase codes for the protein MKFNFPVETLTNINTPFYFYDMELLNATLDAVASEAGKYGFKVHYAVKANANDRILQAIESKGFGADCVSGHEVQKAIDCGFPSEGIVFAGVGKSDWEINLGLENNIACFNVESIPELEIIDELAGKKGKVAKVALRINPNVNANTHHYITTGLNENKFGINQWDLEKVVDVLSVLKNVELEGIHFHIGSQITDLHSFRDLCIRVNELQKWFVSRQIMPKVVNVGGGLGISYEQPDEQSIPDFESYFALFNELLELMPGQELHFELGRSLVGQSASLLTKVLYIKEGVQTNFAIVDAGMSDLIRPALYQAYHKIENLTSVDEEEKYDVVGPICESSDCFGKAVLLPKTKRGDLIALRSAGAYGEVMANQYNLRTLPKAYYSDSI
- a CDS encoding Dabb family protein gives rise to the protein MIKHIVLFQLKAFESQDTKDAKLSEIKSELLGLKEKVTVLKSIEVGLNTNPAEQYDIALTTTFDSMEDLEIYAKHPDHLAVGKIIREVLEARACVDYEF
- the udk gene encoding uridine kinase, giving the protein MLIIGIAGGTGSGKTTVVRKIIERLPKDEVAVLPQDSYYKDNKHIALEERQKINFDHPDAIEFELLYDHLAQLKEGNCIEQPIYSYLTCTRSEETITVQPRDVVIVEGILILGNERLRELMDLKVFVDAEADDRLSRVIQRDIEERGRTVDKVLQRYGDTVKPMHLQFIEPTKRYADLIVPQGGNNHIAIDILTNFIERNLSCFN
- a CDS encoding 3'-5' exonuclease; this encodes MLDHVRVEDILFLDIETVPDQPSFDMVKPALQELWDKKSAFFRKEEETAAEVYGRAGIYAEFGRIVCISVGVLAHRDGQRIFRLKSFAGEDEKFLLTDFKQTLEHFTSKPGKNICGHNAREFDFPFIARRMLIHDIKLPEILDVAGKKPWEVRFLDTLDLWKFGDYKHYTSLNLLTTIFDIPSPKDDIDGSQVAQVFYEEKDIERIARYCEKDVLATAQLFLRFKSEPLIESSAVELAL
- a CDS encoding alpha/beta fold hydrolase; protein product: MKLFFREYGSKGPKLIILHGLYGASDNWVSIARQLQTDYHVYLIDQRNHGQSPHASEMNYEVMAEDLLEFFQDQKIEKAYLAGHSMGGKTVMRFALAHSELIDKLVVLDIAPKSYASFSNYAEVTNNHSLIIESLLSLDYKNAQSRTDIDKQLAQKLPSKTLRQFLLKNIDRTKEGNYEWRLNLPVLKENLENIMDGFSSLDPESHQINIPTIVIRGEKSGYVMDEDTLIIHKYFKKAEIVTIPDAGHWLHAEQPELLVKTLAYFLLD
- a CDS encoding pyridoxine 5'-phosphate synthase, which produces MTKLSVNINKIATIRNSRGGNMPNVLKAAVDVQQFGAEGVTVHPRPDERHIRYQDVLDIRPVITTEFNIEGYPSKEFIDLVLKVKPHQVTLVPDPPEALTSNAGWDTINNLSFLQDVIGRFSEAGVRTSIFIDTDLENISNAVKTGTDRIELYTEPYATNYPKNKEVAIEPFVEAANLANKIGLKINAGHDLSLENLKYFNEKIPFLKEVSIGHALICDALYYGLERTIHMYKELLIK
- a CDS encoding CBS domain-containing protein, which translates into the protein MLAKELISDVVPALKTSDTGLDAINWMEVFRVSHLPIVNNKSFLGLISDVDIYDLNKADEPLGNHPLSYDKPYVFAYQHIYDVIELASRLKLTVVPVLDGNKEYLGLITQSQLLHKFADLIAAHTPGGIVELELQLRDYSLSEIARIVEDADAKILSLYVSQMAVGDRYSIAIKLNRTDLESVLTAFDRYGYSVKTTYVGNDSYDETVKRNYDSLMKYLSM
- a CDS encoding BamA/TamA family outer membrane protein — encoded protein: MQKNESGQKIVVLLWLVILATCSFEAYGRKLETNDGRTELIDSVLVKQIIISGNKVTKSRVILNELEFETGDTLWINQIGQLITRSRDNLLNTSLFNFVTITYSKQLDESVVFHIKVDERWYWWVFPIFEHTDRNLSSFLESGDWSRMNYGIYLKRDNFRGRKELLKFRVKIGFSTQVSLRFDSPEYKRKSGWGAEVNAKAFTKVPFATIDNRPMFVMVNNEMSQFYYKSAVNYSLRSDLYQRHRLELTYEGFNVSDSVTQINPNYLTPGDSKMDYLSISYQYRFDKRDSKVYPLEGTSLNLSLTKNGLGILTDELNDLNLHLQFQQYAQLGRRWHWGGVAEGRVGTSDHLPYALFQGLGYKSFMNGYELYVLDGVRNAMVQNKILFTLMEPRVKTIGFMPLTQFAKIHYAFYVKAFFDTGYAWQKNPDPTNNMVNSWQYGYGLGIDFVTFYDKVFSFNYSINKLGYHGFFVHFNLDI